A single window of Solenopsis invicta isolate M01_SB chromosome 3, UNIL_Sinv_3.0, whole genome shotgun sequence DNA harbors:
- the LOC120357418 gene encoding uncharacterized protein LOC120357418: protein MSALIFPRLPLYESDMQADSTGWPHLAGLALADPDFLRADPVDILLSANVYAAILQTGLRKGGPGQPAAQRTSFGWLLVGPVGTAKTPPRALTLQCRVEDDLASLVRGFWQQEELPVGPAPLTPLDQECEDLFRRTHRRQDDGRYIVRLPVVDPLSDLTATKRAALRALTATEKRFARDDRLRELYLDFMRTYEELGHMVRSDAATGARVSYLPHHGVLREASSTTKLRVVFNGSAAGSCGESLNRSLLVGPNLLPPLADVLLRLHRYVLATDVEKMYRQILVHPEDRDLQRILWRYSARDEVAEFRLNTVTYGLACAPFLAMRTLRQLADDEADNYPLAARALYRDVYMDDVLTGASSLEEAFELRRQLTDLCMAGGFPLRKWSANETRILQDVPAEHRMQQALRDWGPHETHGTLGLRWHPATDEFSFTIPAISLTEVTKRSVLSFTARLFDPLGWLAPAVVRAKIAFQSTWLMGLGWDDPLDEGARQLWREYEAALPRLRDVRIPRRLDAGLLSGDVELNGFADASERAYAAVTYLRTGSGASWRTCLIAARTKVAPLKPVTLPRLELCAATLLARLAAHVRATLGLDRTAMHLWSDSTVTLGWVRGHPTRSKTFVANRVAEIQTRVPDAQWHHVPGPENPADCASRGLAPGELVHHPLWWRGPGWLQAESTSWPDADRGTPGDGWPEERVRAQAARIASVGVEEPDELLRFSSLDRLLRVTAWCRRWLRLRPVAAPAALEDGRERRGDELSADELEEARMAWVRRVQADHYQVELSVVRRVKVCCAWVVASNTRFSLIDERHPVLLPGDSHVARLVVEDCHRRTLHGGVQMTLRMIRQRYWIPRGRAVVKTWLRRCVVCVRWRAAIPRQLMSSLPRERVTAGRPFLDTGVDYAGPVHLRTTKGRGQRTYKGFIAVFVCLSTRAVHLEAVSDYTADAFLAALRRFVARRGLYRTLRSDCGTNFVGADAQLRSFFAADSPELCRIVGRLASDRIKWLFNPPSAPHFGGLWEAAVKSLKHHLRRVLGDSTLTFEEMSTLLAQVEACLNSRPLQALSDDPDDLAALTPGHFLVGSPLTAVPEPSMRELPANRLTRWQLLQQMRDHFWDRWSREYLHSLVHRPKWRREVADYRVGRLCLLRNESTPPSRWPLARIVRVHVGEDGQIRVVTVRTAASEFTRPVVKLILLPVGEGDQSQESLD from the exons ATGTCGGCACTGATCTTCCCTCGCTTGCCGCTCTACGAGAGCGATATGCAGGCCGACAGTACAGGGTGGCCTCATCTCGCTGGCCTGGCTCTCGCTGACCCGGACTTTCTGAGGGCGGACCCGGTGGACATCCTCTTGAGCGCGAACGTGTACGCCGCCATCCTCCAGACCGGGCTGCGGAAGGGCGGGCCTGGCCAACCTGCGGCGCAGCGGACATCATTTGGCTGGCTTCTCGTGGGGCCCGTCGGCACGGCGAAGACTCCTCCGCGTGCTCTGACCTTGCAGTGCCGTGTTGAGGACGACCTCGCTTCTTTGGTGAGAGGATTCTGGCAGCAGGAGGAGCTGCCTGTGGGACCCGCACCTCTCACTCCGCTCGACCAGGAGTGTGAGGACCTGTTCCGTCGCACGCATCGCCGTCAAGACGACGGCCGTTACATCGTGCGCCTCCCGGTGGTTGACCCGCTGTCGGACTTGACTGCTACGAAGCGCGCTGCCTTGCGCGCCCTCACCGCGACGGAGAAGAGGTTCGCTCGAGATGACCGACTGCGCGAGCTGTACCTCGACTTCATGCGCACGTATGAGGAGCTCGGACACATGGTTCGCTCGGACGCTGCAACGGGAGCCAGAGTGAGCTATTTACCTCATCATGGCGTGCTGCGTGAGGCCAGCTCGACCACTAAGCTGCGCGTGGTATTCAACGGCTCTGCAGCTGGCTCCTGCGGAGAGTCGCTGAATCGGAGCCTCCTGGTGGGCCCGAATCTGTTACCTCCGCTCGCTGACGTCTTGCTGCGCTTGCATCGCTACGTCCTGGCCACGGACGTAGAGAAGATGTATCGCCAGATTCTGGTCCACCCTGAGGACCGGGATCTCCAGCGCATCCTTTGGCGGTATAGCGCCCGGGATGAAGTAGCGGAGTTCCGCCTGAACACCGTGACATACGGCTTAGCGTGTGCGCCGTTCCTGGCCATGCGCACTCTCCGCCAGCTGGCCGACGATGAAGCGGACAACTACCCGCTGGCGGCTCGAGCTCTCTATCGGGACGTCTACATGGATGACGTCTTAACAGGTGCCTCGAGTCTGGAGGAGGCGTTTGAGCTACGCCGACAGTTGACCGACCTGTGCATGGCGGGCGGCTTCCCCCTGCGCAAGTGGTCGGCCAACGAGACGCGAATCTTACAAGACGTTCCAGCGGAACACCGCATGCAGCAGGCGCTGCGAGACTGGGGACCGCACGAGACACACGGTACCTTGGGCTTGCGGTGGCATCCCGCTACTGACGAATTTTCATTCACCATCCCTGCTATCTCTTTGACCGAGGTGACAAAGAGATCGGTACTGTCCTTTACTGCCCGACTGTTTGATCCTCTAGGTTGGCTGGCTCCGGCAGTGGTGCGAGCCAAGATCGCCTTCCAGTCGACTTGGCTGATGGGTCTCGGCTGGGACGATCCTCTCGACGAGGGGGCGAGACAGCTGTGGCGCGAGTACGAGGCTGCTCTTCCCCGTCTGCGGGATGTACGAATTCCGCGACGATTGGACGCCGGTTTGTTGAGCGGTGACGTGGAGCTCAATGGCTTTGCCGACGCCTCTGAGCGCGCCTATGCTGCTGTCACCTACTTGCGGACGGGCTCTGGTGCGTCCTGGAGGACCTGCCTTATCGCGGCCAGGACAAAGGTCGCGCCCTTGAAACCTGTGACTCTGCCAAGGTTGGAGTTGTGCGCTGCTACACTTCTTGCAAGACTGGCGGCGCATGTCCGAGCTACGCTCGGTCTTGACCGGACGGCGATGCATTTGTGGTCGGACTCTACGGTCACTCTGGGCTGGGTACGCGGCCACCCGACTCGGTCGAAGACCTTTGTAGCGAACCGCGTTGCTGAGATTCAGACCAGGGTCCCTGACGCTCAGTGGCATCATGTGCCTGGCCCGGAGAATCCGGCGGACTGTGCGTCCCGCGGACTTGCGCCGGGAGAGCTGGTGCATCACCCGCTCTGGTGGCGTGGTCCGGGTTGGCTCCAGGCGGAGTCGACGTCCTGGCCGGATGCTGATCGGGGGACTCCTGGTGACGGCTGGCCGGAGGAGAGAGTCCGCGCGCAGGCAGCTAGGATCGCGTCCGTCGGCGTGGAGGAGCCTGATGAGCTCTTGCGCTTCTCGAGCCTCGATCGCCTGCTGCGAGTGACGGCGTGGTGCAGGCGGTGGCTTCGTCTTAGACCGGTTGCTGCGCCGGCGGCCTTGGAGGATGGCCGGGAGCGGCGTGGCGACGAGTTATCGGCTGATGAACTGGAGGAGGCGAGGATGGCTTGGGTTCGGCGGGTCCAGGCTGACCACTACCAAGTAGAGCTGAGCGTCGTGCGACGGG TCAAGGTCTGCTGCGCGTGGGTGGTCGCCTCAAACACGCGCTTCTCGCTTATAGATGAGCGACACCCGGTGCTGCTGCCCGGGGACTCTCATGTTGCCAGGTTGGTGGTGGAGGACTGCCACCGGCGAACATTACACGGCGGAGTCCAGATGACCCTGAGGATGATTCGCCAGCGATACTGGATCCCCCGGGGACGAGCGGTAGTGAAGACGTGGCTGCGCCGTTGCGTGGTTTGCGTGCGGTGGCGGGCCGCCATCCCCCGGCAGCTGATGAGCAGCCTCCCGCGGGAGCGGGTTACTGCGGGGAGACCCTTCCTCGACACCGGAGTCGACTATGCCGGCCCGGTTCATCTGCGAACGACCAAGGGACGAGGTCAGCGGACTTACAAGGGCTTCATCGCGGTCTTCGTCTGCCTGTCAACCCGTGCCGTGCATTTGGAGGCGGTGTCCGACTACACTGCCGACGCCTTTCTGGCGGCCTTGCGTCGGTTCGTGGCTCGCCGCGGCCTCTATCGTACGCTCCGTAGCGACTGCGGAACGAACTTCGTCGGCGCCGATGCGCAATTGCGGAGTTTTTTCGCCGCTGATAGCCCTGAGTTGTGTCGGATCGTCGGACGGCTTGCGAGCGATCGTATTAAGTGGCTATTCAACCCTCCGTCAGCGCCTCATTTTGGCGGACTCTGGGAGGCCGCCGTCAAGTCCTTGAAGCACCACCTGCGGCGAGTGCTGGGGGACTCGACCCTGACCTTCGAGGAGATGAGCACCCTCCTCGCTCAGGTGGAAGCCTGTCTGAATTCGCGACCGCTCCAGGCCTTGTCCGACGATCCTGATGACCTCGCCGCCCTCACGCCGGGTCATTTCTTGGTGGGATCCCCTCTTACGGCCGTGCCTGAGCCTTCAATGCGGGAGTTGCCGGCGAACCGCTTGACTCGCTGGCAGCTTCTGCAACAAATGCGTGACCATTTCTGGGACCGATGGTCCCGTGAGTATCTTCACTCCCTCGTCCATCGACCGAAGTGGCGGAGGGAGGTCGCAGATTATCGAGTGGGACGCCTGTGTCTCCTTCGAAATGAGAGCACTCCGCCGTCGCGCTGGCCACTCGCGCGAATCGTGCGGGTGCACGTAGGGGAGGATGGCCAGATTCGCGTCGTCACTGTCCGGACGGCTGCGTCGGAGTTCACGCGACCAGTAGTCAAGCTCATATTATTGCCGGTTGGAGAGGGCGATCAGAGCCAGGAGTCGCTTGACTAG
- the LOC120357419 gene encoding uncharacterized protein LOC120357419, translated as MSHPVEDLVQAQHDLFGLLSRSYENMKKAGEANITLGLLEARLQTLEGYWSKFVTRHEQLLMEYGDDLEEHEYVTDDLMLKADISYHTQKGKYLDDMRAITSPGKAAVAAPDAAVAAAAPAVAVAAPVATKLPRISIPQFSGRYEDWPAFRDLFTSLVVRNPSASSVEKLHYLKTSLKGEAEQVTRQLPTTDANFERTWCALVDHYENRRLLVRSYISRLLSLTKMKGESAAELRKIYHCVQTTLGSLEGVRRPLARSDDLCVQLFTELLDTVSRREWETQLSRTTEPPSLDELLVFINQRMRTLESLAPAKSETNASKGSSSSTRSRTALQVRKQDSQRGRCFLCNGGISYPNARRGKHAYRAASVTTRRCMTPSSPSLRSRFTPQHRDQLLLSPRL; from the exons ATGAGTCACCCTGTGGAAGATCTCGTGCAAGCACAGCACGACTTGTTCGGGTTGCTTTCGCGATCGTATGAGAATATGAAGAAAGCAGGAGAAGCTAATATCACACTCGGACTATTGGAAGCCCGCCTCCAGACGTTGGAAGGTTATTGGAGTAAGTTCGTGACACGTCATGAGCAGTTGCTCATGGAGTACGGAGACGACCTTGAGGAGCACGAGTATGTGACAGACGACTTGATGCTCAAGGCGGACATTTCTTATCACACGCAGAAGGGCAAGTATCTGGACGACATGCGCGCAATAACTAGTCCGGGCAAAGCGGCGGTCGCCGCGCCCGATGCTGCCGTCGCAGCAGCCGCTCCCGCCGTCGCGGTGGCGGCTCCCGTCGCTACGAAGTTGCCTCGCATTTCCATACCTCAGTTTTCCGGACGGTATGAAGACTGGCCAGCCTTTCGCGACCTCTTCACTTCTCTAGTAGTCCGAAACCCGTCCGCCTCGTCGGTGGAGAAGCTGCACTATTTGAAAACGAGCTTGAAGGGGGAAGCAGAACAGGTGACTCGACAACTGCCAACAACGGACGCTAACTTTGAGCGTACCTGGTGTGCCCTGGTCGATCACTATGAGAACAGGAGGCTCCTGGTGCGGTCCTACATCTCCAGGCTGTTATCACTGACTAAGATGAAAGGTGAGTCTGCTGCCGAGTTACGCAAAATCTATCATTGCGTGCAGACTACCTTAGGCTCATTGGAGGGGGTCCGTCGACCCTTGGCGCGGAGTGACGATCTTTGCGTGCAACTATTCACGGAACTTCTTGACACGGTGTCGCGGCGCGAGTGGGAGACGCAGCTCAGCCGGACGACGGAACCGCCGTCTCTCGATGAGTTGCTTGTTTTCATTAATCAACGGATGCGTACCCTCGAGTCTCTTGCACCCGCGAAGAGCGAAACAAACGCTTCCAAGGGCAGTTCGAGTTCTACCCGGTCGAGGACCGCGTTGCAGGTCCGTAAGCAGGACAGTCAGCGAGGCCGCTGCTTCCTATGCAATG GAGGCATAAGTTATCCGAATGCCCGTCGCGGAAAACATGCTTATCGTGCAGCGAGCGTCACCACTCGACGTTGCATGACGCcttcgtcgccgtcgctgcggTCACGGTTCACGCCACAACACCGAGACCAGCTGCTGCTGTCGCCACGCTTGTGA